The Canis aureus isolate CA01 chromosome 22, VMU_Caureus_v.1.0, whole genome shotgun sequence genome has a window encoding:
- the LOC144294184 gene encoding aminoacyl tRNA synthase complex-interacting multifunctional protein 2-like isoform X2 has protein sequence MGECILISTPFSIHPAGRSDSADPVLLLSSLEEGLAKGTKDGATPGRGLKPWNGGNEAHTHSAVKSVPENLLKCFGEQTKNQPRHEYQLGFTLIWKNVPKTQMKFSVQKMCPIEGEGNIARFLFSLFGQKQNAVNLTLIDSWVDIAIFQLEEGSSKEKAAVFCSMNSALGKSPWLVGNELTVADVVLWSVLQQTGGCNVTVPANVQKWMRACENLAPFNTALKLLK, from the coding sequence GGGGAGTGTATCTTAATCAGCACCCCCTTCTCCATCCACCCTGCTGGGAGGAGTGACTCAGCTGACCCAGTCCTCTTACTGTCCTCCCTTGAAGAGGGTTTGGCAAAAGGGACAAAGGACGGAGCCACACCAGGCAGAGGTCTGAAGCCCTGGAATGGAGGGAATGAGGCGCACACACACTCTGCAGTCAAGAGCGTGCCAGAAAACCTCCTCAAGTGCTTTGGCGAGCAGACTAAAAACCAGCCCCGTCACGAATATCAGCTGGGTTTTACTCTGATTTGGAAAAATGTGCCGAAGACTCAGATGAAGTTCAGTGTCCAAAAAATGTGTCCCATCGAAGGAGAAGGGAACATTGCACGTTTTTTGTTCTCTCTGTTTGGCCAGAAGCAGAATGCTGTAAATTTGACCCTCATAGATAGCTGGGTAGATATAGCTATCTTTCAGCTGGAAGAGGGAAGCAGTAAAGAAAAAGCTGCTGTGTTCTGCTCCATGAACTCTGCTCTTGGGAAGAGCCCCTGGCTTGTTGGGAATGAACTCACTGTGGCAGATGTTGTGTTATGGTCTGTGCTCCAGCAGACGGGAGGCTGCAACGTGACAGTGCCAGCCAATGTGCAGAAGTGGATGAGGGCATGTGAGAACCTGGCCCCTTTCAACACTGCCCTCAAGCTCCTTAAGTGA
- the LOC144294184 gene encoding aminoacyl tRNA synthase complex-interacting multifunctional protein 2-like isoform X1 — protein MIYFHLNMEGMSHTPPSPSQGECILISTPFSIHPAGRSDSADPVLLLSSLEEGLAKGTKDGATPGRGLKPWNGGNEAHTHSAVKSVPENLLKCFGEQTKNQPRHEYQLGFTLIWKNVPKTQMKFSVQKMCPIEGEGNIARFLFSLFGQKQNAVNLTLIDSWVDIAIFQLEEGSSKEKAAVFCSMNSALGKSPWLVGNELTVADVVLWSVLQQTGGCNVTVPANVQKWMRACENLAPFNTALKLLK, from the coding sequence ATGATTTATTTTCACTTGAACATGGAAGGGATGTCTCAcactcccccttccccttctcagGGGGAGTGTATCTTAATCAGCACCCCCTTCTCCATCCACCCTGCTGGGAGGAGTGACTCAGCTGACCCAGTCCTCTTACTGTCCTCCCTTGAAGAGGGTTTGGCAAAAGGGACAAAGGACGGAGCCACACCAGGCAGAGGTCTGAAGCCCTGGAATGGAGGGAATGAGGCGCACACACACTCTGCAGTCAAGAGCGTGCCAGAAAACCTCCTCAAGTGCTTTGGCGAGCAGACTAAAAACCAGCCCCGTCACGAATATCAGCTGGGTTTTACTCTGATTTGGAAAAATGTGCCGAAGACTCAGATGAAGTTCAGTGTCCAAAAAATGTGTCCCATCGAAGGAGAAGGGAACATTGCACGTTTTTTGTTCTCTCTGTTTGGCCAGAAGCAGAATGCTGTAAATTTGACCCTCATAGATAGCTGGGTAGATATAGCTATCTTTCAGCTGGAAGAGGGAAGCAGTAAAGAAAAAGCTGCTGTGTTCTGCTCCATGAACTCTGCTCTTGGGAAGAGCCCCTGGCTTGTTGGGAATGAACTCACTGTGGCAGATGTTGTGTTATGGTCTGTGCTCCAGCAGACGGGAGGCTGCAACGTGACAGTGCCAGCCAATGTGCAGAAGTGGATGAGGGCATGTGAGAACCTGGCCCCTTTCAACACTGCCCTCAAGCTCCTTAAGTGA